The following are from one region of the Pirellulaceae bacterium genome:
- a CDS encoding mandelate racemase/muconate lactonizing enzyme family protein, with the protein MKITEVVCQILRIKNVEAKTASSQDSILVRVRTDSGLEGIGEADSSPEMVKAAIDAPFSHNVATGLRGILIGENPLETERLWQKMYRRTMYCGRRSVMITAMSAIDMALWDLKGKHFGQPIHRLLGGKQHDKILAYASILFGRDGQETADIGRRWRQAGYRAVKFGWEPMGSSEAVDRDLVAGARRGLGDDATLLIDAGCVWDARTALQRAHAFEQHNIGWLEEPLHPDDYEGYRWLRDRSPVPIAAGEEECGRQSFRPLIDGRCLDVYQVDLSRNGFTDSAYIRQRVEEIGARLCNHCYTSPVTVAASLHWLSTCRDAFLFEDCVEDSPLRHELTHERVQAEDGWITVPDRPGLGVTLNEDFIRSTLVTQST; encoded by the coding sequence TTGAAGATTACTGAAGTTGTTTGTCAAATTCTGCGAATCAAGAATGTCGAGGCCAAAACGGCCAGCAGTCAGGATTCGATCCTGGTGCGCGTCCGCACCGACAGCGGGCTGGAGGGCATTGGCGAAGCCGATTCCTCGCCCGAAATGGTTAAAGCGGCCATTGATGCACCTTTTAGTCACAACGTGGCCACGGGCTTGCGCGGCATTTTGATTGGCGAAAATCCTCTGGAGACCGAGCGGTTGTGGCAGAAGATGTATCGCCGCACGATGTATTGCGGTCGCCGCAGCGTGATGATTACCGCCATGTCCGCCATCGACATGGCGCTGTGGGATCTGAAAGGCAAACATTTCGGTCAGCCCATTCATCGACTGCTGGGCGGCAAGCAGCATGACAAGATACTGGCCTACGCTTCGATCTTGTTTGGTCGAGACGGACAAGAGACGGCGGATATAGGTCGCCGCTGGCGCCAGGCCGGTTATCGGGCTGTGAAATTTGGCTGGGAGCCGATGGGCAGCAGCGAGGCTGTTGATCGAGACTTAGTCGCCGGCGCGCGCCGCGGGCTGGGCGACGATGCAACCTTGTTGATTGATGCGGGCTGTGTGTGGGACGCGCGGACGGCTTTACAGCGGGCGCATGCCTTCGAGCAGCACAACATCGGTTGGTTGGAAGAGCCGCTGCATCCGGACGACTACGAAGGCTACCGCTGGCTGCGCGATCGTTCGCCAGTGCCCATCGCTGCCGGCGAAGAAGAGTGTGGACGGCAATCATTCCGACCGCTGATCGACGGGCGTTGTTTGGATGTCTATCAAGTCGATCTATCGCGCAACGGCTTTACCGACTCCGCCTATATTCGCCAGCGGGTAGAAGAGATCGGTGCGCGGCTGTGCAATCACTGTTACACCAGTCCCGTAACCGTGGCTGCTAGTCTGCACTGGCTCAGTACCTGCCGCGATGCATTCTTGTTTGAGGACTGCGTGGAAGATTCGCCGTTACGCCATGAACTGACTCACGAGCGCGTGCAGGCCGAAGACGGCTGGATTACCGTCCCCGACAGACCGGGTCTGGGTGTGACGCTCAACGAGGATTTTATCCGCTCGACGCTGGTAACTCAGTCGACTTGA
- a CDS encoding 1-acyl-sn-glycerol-3-phosphate acyltransferase, translating into MIRGLLGLRYRVQLDGLEQLSALRGPTLVLPNHPAYIDPLLLIARVDTYRPLRPLVYSGTYRMKMLWPLMRLTDAFEVPDLTLPSRENQLQTRQMIEHIVQRLQAGDCILLYPSGRLQRGDREVVGAASAAFEVISRVPTASIVLVRTRGLWGSRFSCAATGQLPDLPRQAQRAALWTLASLFFWLPRRHVTVQFQVIERSQLPLNDRRSLNEFLERWYNADGGQPPKFVRYHRWFGPRQGNYQSAIQPTIDLTAIQLRTIQQVNQIVEELLGRPLTPSEQQPETDLESFGFDSLDRVELTLRIQEQFQVRQQLVPETLGGLWRYAESR; encoded by the coding sequence TTGATTCGCGGTCTGCTTGGTCTGCGCTATCGTGTGCAGTTGGATGGTCTGGAGCAATTAAGCGCGCTGCGCGGTCCGACGCTCGTATTGCCCAACCATCCAGCCTATATCGACCCGTTGTTACTCATCGCCCGAGTAGATACCTATCGTCCGCTGCGCCCGCTAGTCTATTCAGGCACCTACCGCATGAAAATGCTGTGGCCGCTGATGAGGCTGACCGACGCGTTTGAGGTTCCCGATTTAACGCTGCCCAGTCGCGAGAACCAGCTTCAGACGCGACAGATGATCGAGCATATTGTGCAGCGACTTCAGGCGGGCGATTGCATACTACTGTATCCCTCCGGACGACTGCAGCGCGGAGATCGCGAAGTCGTCGGAGCGGCATCAGCGGCGTTTGAAGTTATCAGTCGCGTGCCGACAGCCAGCATCGTATTGGTACGAACGCGCGGTCTGTGGGGTAGCCGATTCAGTTGTGCCGCCACTGGTCAGCTACCCGATTTGCCCCGACAAGCCCAACGCGCCGCTTTGTGGACACTGGCAAGCTTGTTTTTCTGGTTACCTCGACGGCATGTCACCGTGCAGTTCCAGGTAATTGAACGTAGCCAATTACCACTGAACGATCGTCGATCGCTGAATGAATTCCTGGAGCGCTGGTACAACGCGGACGGTGGCCAGCCACCCAAGTTTGTGCGCTATCATCGCTGGTTTGGACCGCGACAGGGCAATTACCAGTCTGCCATCCAGCCTACAATTGACCTGACAGCCATCCAGCTACGGACCATCCAGCAAGTCAATCAGATAGTCGAAGAGTTGCTTGGCCGACCGCTAACTCCTAGTGAACAACAGCCAGAAACGGATTTAGAGAGCTTTGGCTTCGATAGTCTAGATCGCGTAGAGCTGACATTGAGAATACAAGAGCAGTTCCAAGTTCGTCAACAGCTCGTTCCTGAAACACTAGGCGGTCTCTGGCGATATGCTGAGTCTCGCTAG
- a CDS encoding haloalkane dehalogenase, which yields MVAVLRTPDERFSDLPGFSYSPRYVQVGDTRMHYIDQGQGQTVLCLHGEPTWCYLYRKMIPTLSASHRVVAPDMVGFGRSDKYADRSDYSFQMHVDKLTGLIEQLDLRDITLVCQDWGGLIGLRIAAENQERFARLVIMNTWLPTGDEPPGEAFLKWRDFAARQPDMPVGFILRRTLVQGSALAESVIAAYEAPFPDASYKAGAAQFPLLVPITPDDPGSEGMRRTRQAMAQWTKPVQIMFSDSDPITAGGDRFFRKLMPAAKSQPEITIRGASHFLQEDAGQEIAEHILEFIDRNPLPRYPKVV from the coding sequence ATGGTCGCTGTGTTGCGTACTCCCGATGAAAGATTCTCTGATCTGCCCGGCTTTTCGTACTCGCCGCGGTACGTTCAAGTCGGTGACACGCGAATGCACTATATCGATCAGGGGCAAGGCCAGACCGTACTTTGCCTGCACGGAGAGCCGACTTGGTGCTATTTGTATCGCAAGATGATTCCAACTTTGTCGGCTAGCCACCGCGTGGTCGCGCCCGATATGGTGGGTTTTGGGCGATCCGACAAGTACGCTGATCGCAGCGACTATTCGTTTCAAATGCACGTCGACAAGCTGACCGGGCTGATCGAGCAATTGGATTTGCGCGACATCACGCTGGTGTGCCAGGATTGGGGTGGACTGATTGGCCTGCGCATTGCTGCCGAGAACCAAGAGCGTTTTGCGCGACTGGTCATCATGAACACCTGGCTGCCGACCGGCGATGAGCCTCCAGGTGAAGCCTTTTTGAAATGGCGTGACTTCGCGGCACGTCAGCCCGACATGCCCGTCGGTTTCATTTTGCGGCGGACGCTAGTCCAAGGCTCGGCCTTAGCTGAGTCTGTGATCGCAGCCTATGAAGCTCCGTTTCCCGACGCCAGCTACAAGGCCGGTGCAGCACAATTTCCGTTGCTGGTGCCGATCACTCCAGATGATCCCGGCTCAGAAGGCATGCGCAGAACGCGGCAGGCCATGGCGCAGTGGACTAAGCCGGTGCAGATCATGTTTTCTGATTCCGATCCAATCACCGCTGGCGGCGATCGCTTCTTCCGCAAGCTGATGCCTGCCGCCAAATCTCAACCGGAAATCACCATTCGCGGCGCAAGCCATTTTTTACAGGAAGACGCCGGTCAGGAAATCGCTGAGCACATCCTGGAGTTCATCGACCGAAATCCGCTGCCTCGTTATCCTAAGGTCGTCTGA
- a CDS encoding DUF4465 domain-containing protein: protein MLTRFRLYWLCCAFMLTWLAEPLRAAEIVLDFEQYNLPSDQYIYWPDLEHVSFETTLPWGPNYAVSRKRSLTDPIFYWANGDDTTVTIGGAGGSEQWLTVLAAVPGEIILIAPANTRFGSVKITNAALVDYTVRYGLYQASQFGPNDYLRVRFLALNADDTPTGAATDWIDLATFTASLSTLDEWIDVDLSGLQSDRMTIEMAGTDNDPIWGLNTPAYLALDDLIIHPADPPTTIVNSFVYHSAWSGPSSGPWDALDTSKTLAPSGPQAQTLGLENLINTIHGINGLVFDFDRLPDPSGLTVSDFMFKMSPQGAFDLALNPPESWPSVPVFPTVSVSEITSFDRALLQWPNQIIENRWLQVTVLANSNTGLAQDAVYYIGHLRGETTGPASGVYTVSFADISFIRESIGLTVFANGATDIDKNGVLAFADISAMRAHISSQLSNLTVP from the coding sequence TTGCTAACTAGATTTCGCCTGTACTGGTTGTGTTGCGCTTTCATGCTGACCTGGCTGGCTGAGCCACTCAGGGCTGCTGAAATCGTCTTGGATTTCGAGCAATACAATCTGCCATCTGACCAGTACATCTACTGGCCGGACCTCGAACACGTCAGTTTTGAGACCACCTTACCATGGGGGCCGAACTACGCGGTATCTCGCAAGCGATCACTCACGGATCCGATTTTTTATTGGGCCAATGGCGATGACACCACAGTGACAATTGGAGGAGCTGGGGGCTCGGAGCAGTGGTTGACCGTACTGGCTGCCGTGCCAGGTGAAATCATTCTAATTGCGCCAGCAAATACTCGGTTTGGCTCTGTCAAAATCACCAACGCTGCCCTGGTCGACTACACTGTGCGCTATGGTTTGTATCAGGCGAGCCAGTTTGGCCCGAACGACTATTTGCGAGTCCGCTTCTTGGCCTTGAACGCGGACGACACGCCCACCGGAGCAGCCACCGACTGGATTGACCTAGCGACGTTTACCGCTTCGCTGTCGACGCTGGACGAGTGGATCGATGTTGATCTCTCGGGATTGCAATCTGATCGCATGACAATTGAAATGGCCGGTACAGATAACGATCCCATCTGGGGCCTCAACACACCCGCATATTTAGCTCTAGACGACCTGATCATTCACCCCGCAGATCCGCCCACGACCATTGTCAACAGCTTTGTATATCACTCGGCATGGAGCGGGCCATCATCTGGACCTTGGGATGCATTGGATACCAGCAAAACGTTAGCTCCATCCGGCCCGCAGGCACAGACATTGGGGCTAGAAAACCTGATCAATACCATTCACGGCATCAATGGGCTGGTGTTTGATTTTGATCGCTTGCCTGACCCCAGTGGACTGACTGTCAGCGATTTTATGTTCAAGATGAGCCCTCAAGGTGCGTTCGATCTAGCCCTGAATCCCCCTGAAAGCTGGCCGAGCGTGCCGGTATTCCCCACTGTCAGTGTGTCGGAAATTACAAGTTTTGATCGCGCCCTGCTACAATGGCCGAATCAGATAATCGAAAATCGATGGCTGCAGGTCACGGTGCTTGCCAACTCAAACACCGGTTTAGCTCAAGACGCGGTCTACTACATCGGCCACTTGCGCGGCGAAACGACCGGGCCGGCCAGCGGTGTGTACACGGTCTCATTTGCCGATATCTCGTTTATTCGCGAGTCAATTGGTTTGACGGTCTTCGCCAACGGAGCAACGGACATCGACAAGAATGGGGTGCTTGCTTTTGCTGATATCTCAGCGATGCGAGCCCATATCAGTAGCCAACTTTCCAATTTAACAGTTCCCTGA
- a CDS encoding succinylglutamate desuccinylase/aspartoacylase family protein, with product MKVILPMSRAIVRPDRLDLDSPGRRDYWLALEHDSIWGDHLLPLTVWVGPQATDGQGLVAFGSNHGNEYEGPVALKKLLREIQTPDVLGRIIFIPVLNPSAFRSGTRESQLDDGVNMNRAFVEGAGQSPALSGITHRIAAFVREYIWPRVHVVIDLHSGGDVARFALCANYHHVDDPQQAALIEETARWFGTPALMVYQNMTPGLLPSEAESLGKITVGTELGWGRAVNVDGVRYGRQGVLAAAIHHGQLRGSIEKIDHHRAGTQRKLEMVDRDCFGVAPFDGHYEPLVECGSRLQRGDIVGLLHDFDHIDMPPFEMRAGVDGILLAQAWVATVRKGQHIVVVGKELLN from the coding sequence TTGAAAGTGATCTTGCCAATGTCGCGAGCCATCGTTCGACCGGATCGACTAGATTTGGATTCACCGGGCCGTCGCGATTATTGGCTGGCGCTCGAGCACGATAGCATCTGGGGCGACCACCTGTTGCCGCTGACAGTCTGGGTTGGCCCGCAGGCCACTGACGGTCAGGGATTAGTCGCCTTTGGTTCCAACCACGGCAACGAATACGAAGGCCCGGTCGCGCTGAAGAAGCTGCTGCGAGAAATTCAAACGCCGGACGTTTTAGGACGCATCATTTTCATTCCGGTGCTCAACCCATCGGCATTCCGCTCAGGGACGCGCGAGAGTCAGTTGGACGACGGCGTAAATATGAATCGCGCCTTTGTGGAGGGGGCTGGCCAGTCGCCGGCACTGTCAGGCATTACCCATCGCATTGCGGCCTTCGTGAGAGAGTACATTTGGCCGCGAGTTCACGTAGTGATCGACTTGCATTCAGGAGGGGATGTCGCTCGATTCGCTTTGTGCGCAAACTATCATCACGTCGATGATCCACAACAAGCGGCATTGATCGAAGAGACCGCGCGCTGGTTCGGCACCCCAGCTTTGATGGTCTATCAGAATATGACGCCTGGATTGTTGCCCAGTGAAGCGGAGAGCTTGGGCAAGATCACGGTTGGCACCGAGCTGGGGTGGGGTAGGGCGGTCAATGTCGACGGAGTGCGCTATGGCCGGCAAGGCGTGTTGGCGGCAGCCATTCATCATGGACAGTTGCGTGGCTCAATCGAAAAGATCGACCATCATCGCGCTGGCACACAGCGCAAGCTGGAAATGGTCGATCGTGACTGTTTCGGCGTCGCTCCCTTTGATGGCCATTACGAACCGCTGGTCGAGTGTGGTAGTCGATTACAGCGAGGTGATATCGTCGGGCTGTTGCACGATTTTGATCATATCGACATGCCTCCGTTTGAAATGCGCGCCGGAGTCGATGGCATTCTGCTGGCTCAGGCTTGGGTCGCTACCGTGCGCAAGGGGCAACATATCGTGGTCGTTGGCAAGGAGTTACTGAATTGA
- a CDS encoding DUF1559 domain-containing protein, translated as MVSTSSARAHRGFTLVELLVVIAIIGVLVGLLLPAIQAAREAARRLQCMNHLKQIGLGLANHESSFGRYPKGGAGTTNFTSTHLAPRTRISWGTAILPYIEQSIIYDQFDLNLTYLQSPNRELGQTPLAIYLCPSAPKQDMLRPNGDTPNAVERFARTDYAGNYGERGLRCYPLTNCQNHYVPGGGGRGTLMLGMDVDIAAREITDGLSHTVMVGEAPEGLHSIWIGHKNVLDQSTPLNARAVAGSRWAPCHPTFKSRVGNFCDFGQEFHSYHAGVCAFSFADGSTRLVSNDVDLQTLAAILSRAGGESVSLD; from the coding sequence ATGGTCAGCACCTCGAGCGCTCGCGCGCACCGTGGTTTCACCCTGGTGGAACTGCTGGTGGTAATCGCCATCATCGGCGTGCTCGTCGGCTTGCTGCTACCAGCCATACAGGCCGCCCGCGAGGCTGCTCGCCGCCTGCAGTGCATGAACCATTTGAAGCAAATCGGCCTCGGCCTGGCTAACCACGAAAGTAGCTTCGGTCGCTATCCCAAAGGCGGCGCAGGAACCACGAACTTCACGTCAACCCACCTGGCCCCGCGCACGCGCATCTCATGGGGCACTGCGATTTTGCCCTATATCGAACAGTCGATCATCTATGACCAGTTCGATTTGAACCTGACGTATCTGCAATCACCCAATCGAGAGCTAGGACAAACACCACTAGCAATCTACCTGTGCCCGTCCGCTCCCAAACAAGACATGCTGCGGCCCAACGGCGACACGCCCAACGCTGTCGAGCGATTCGCGCGCACCGACTACGCCGGCAACTACGGCGAGCGTGGGTTGCGCTGCTATCCACTGACCAACTGCCAGAATCATTATGTCCCAGGTGGCGGTGGGCGCGGAACGCTGATGTTAGGCATGGATGTTGATATCGCTGCTCGCGAGATCACCGATGGATTGTCGCATACAGTGATGGTCGGTGAAGCGCCCGAAGGCCTGCATTCGATCTGGATTGGTCACAAGAATGTGCTTGATCAATCCACCCCGTTAAATGCACGGGCAGTTGCGGGGTCGCGGTGGGCTCCCTGTCACCCCACGTTTAAAAGCCGAGTTGGCAATTTCTGCGACTTTGGCCAGGAGTTTCATAGCTACCACGCCGGCGTTTGTGCCTTTTCATTTGCCGATGGTTCGACCCGACTGGTTTCAAACGATGTCGATCTCCAGACTCTAGCCGCCATCTTATCTCGGGCTGGCGGTGAAAGCGTTAGTCTCGATTAA
- a CDS encoding Gfo/Idh/MocA family oxidoreductase — protein MSTNNTFTRRSFVATAAIGGSLMNSTLRAFEPRSSKIRIGQIGVAHGHANKLAVYRAAADYEVVGIVEPDAQLRSRAEKQSAFRDLNWMTQEQLLSQPDLDAVLIETTPRDSLDVAEACIAAGKHIHLDKPAGQSLSQFERILAAAEQKNLLVQMGYMYRYNPAIELLRQFLRDGWLGEVFELHAVMSKVLGPADRRELAQYAGGMMFELGCHLMDLVVGLLGEPQRITGYARPTAGQADHLVDNALAVLEYPHAIASIKSAAVEVEGFARRHLVVCGTRGTFHIQPLDDPAARIALDQPRGNYRAGYQEVTFPKYSRYVGDAADMVQILRGHKRPDYSYQHDLAVQRSVLAACQTS, from the coding sequence ATGTCAACTAACAACACGTTTACGCGACGAAGTTTCGTGGCTACCGCCGCGATCGGAGGTAGCTTGATGAATTCGACGCTGCGAGCTTTTGAGCCTCGCAGTTCTAAGATTCGCATCGGGCAAATCGGCGTGGCTCACGGTCACGCCAACAAATTGGCGGTGTATCGTGCGGCCGCTGACTATGAAGTCGTGGGGATCGTCGAGCCGGATGCTCAGTTGCGAAGTCGCGCGGAAAAGCAATCCGCCTTCCGCGATTTGAACTGGATGACTCAGGAGCAACTGTTGTCACAGCCCGATTTAGATGCTGTGCTGATTGAAACCACACCGCGCGACAGCTTGGATGTCGCCGAAGCCTGTATCGCTGCCGGCAAGCACATTCATTTGGACAAGCCCGCCGGCCAGTCGCTGTCACAATTTGAACGCATCCTGGCTGCTGCCGAACAGAAAAACTTGCTTGTGCAGATGGGTTACATGTATCGCTATAATCCAGCCATCGAGTTACTGCGACAATTCTTGCGCGACGGCTGGTTGGGCGAGGTGTTTGAGTTACACGCAGTGATGAGCAAAGTACTTGGCCCTGCCGATCGCCGTGAATTAGCTCAGTACGCAGGTGGCATGATGTTCGAGTTGGGCTGCCATTTGATGGATTTGGTAGTCGGCCTGTTGGGCGAGCCGCAACGGATCACCGGCTATGCACGGCCCACCGCTGGCCAGGCCGACCATTTGGTCGATAACGCCTTGGCGGTGCTGGAATATCCACACGCCATTGCAAGTATCAAATCCGCGGCAGTTGAAGTAGAAGGGTTTGCTCGCCGGCATCTGGTGGTTTGTGGCACTCGCGGCACATTTCATATTCAACCCTTGGACGACCCCGCCGCGCGCATTGCCTTGGATCAACCACGCGGCAATTATCGTGCCGGCTATCAAGAGGTAACGTTCCCAAAATATAGTCGTTACGTTGGCGATGCTGCCGACATGGTTCAAATCTTGCGAGGCCACAAGCGACCTGACTACTCGTACCAGCACGACTTGGCCGTGCAGCGAAGTGTGTTGGCGGCTTGCCAGACGAGCTAG
- a CDS encoding DUF2309 domain-containing protein — protein MTALQVGCLSLTDIQRSIHHAAHLLPAQGPITVFVHHNTLHALEDQPFAQAVREGARIFGCRPYLTQRRFQEAIASGRIRQEDIHASLLDCLGDQAEIFVGLLGTRFQLRHAILQHTVHEVVPSQLDWVIAQQQALERFSADVSAHQRQRLIASTRRWYNRTFANNGDQPPHGDQAQAFRKLCLNVFNRQQLERFESWDESAWETLTVRLLWQICLSQVAKHPPVKAIENSLRHRDLLLEYTGVDCDELVHEFLIRFCVAVLDQGLSRWQIPARNSGVMAAFVSLYARRLFPKRLWLRGLAEQAQRFRDGHLSPLESIRESLLEFGVTQESQESYIRQSALALRGFAGMIWQVEKRRDRIAHPLPEGALVEFLAIRLVLDRLAAQYVARTELQYQGPLRDLPTILQAPEPTDPMQITRCEAYRVFQLAQALGWPPEVLANLSEPNWAKLLDEIRLFDEPERLHVYQCAYERCFRNHCLDAISTNWHQQREQRGKLLPGEQPKLPVVGEAHSAASSVDLSVSDGAAAEFDIITCIDEREESFRRHVEEVAPQCRTWGAAGFFGVAMYYRAADSFQYVPLCPIVVEPQHYVQEVVTYDQKQLDQRRSTMRRWVGAALHRLHAGSRMLLSGALTSLLGTLTAVPLVIRVLFPRRAGWFRHHMDQFYSVPAQTYLQLESTTPSSTDVHPADAAEQPLSDTTACTTLRSFTLDEMATIVQRLLRDIGYTSGWSRLVVIVGHGSTTMNNPHESAYDCGACGGGRGGPNARAIAQMANDPRVRQRLAAQGLVLPETTFLLGAFHNTCNDSVTFADLSKVPATHTRDVSHVRQVLAKACMRNARERCRRFESAVLHWNSLAAQRHVMDRSEDLSEARPECGHATNALVVVGRREHTRGLFMDRRAFMHSYDPNQDDAQYSTLARILGAVVPVCAGINLEYYFSHVDSDGYGCGTKLPHNIASLVGVMNGAASDLRPGLPWQMVEIHEPIRLLFVVESTPQALRHIMANNPGIGRLVFGQWIHMATLDGSTGQIQLFRNGDFEPYTPESTQLTRAPSSAAWYSGSRDHLDFARIDGSFNEDNAETTR, from the coding sequence ATGACTGCGCTCCAGGTCGGTTGTCTGTCGCTGACAGACATACAGCGGTCTATACATCACGCCGCGCATCTACTGCCTGCTCAAGGGCCGATTACGGTTTTCGTACATCACAACACCTTGCATGCCTTAGAAGATCAACCCTTTGCACAAGCCGTTCGAGAAGGCGCTCGGATTTTTGGCTGTCGACCCTATTTGACTCAAAGACGATTTCAAGAGGCGATTGCCAGTGGTCGCATTCGACAAGAGGATATTCACGCGTCGCTGTTAGATTGCTTGGGTGATCAAGCAGAGATTTTCGTTGGACTGCTAGGGACTCGCTTCCAACTACGGCATGCCATATTGCAGCACACCGTTCACGAGGTGGTTCCTAGCCAGTTGGATTGGGTTATCGCCCAACAGCAAGCGCTGGAACGATTTTCAGCGGATGTCAGCGCGCACCAACGACAGCGACTGATCGCCAGCACGCGACGCTGGTACAACCGCACGTTTGCAAACAACGGTGATCAGCCGCCCCATGGTGATCAAGCTCAAGCGTTCCGCAAATTGTGTTTGAACGTGTTTAACCGCCAACAGTTGGAGCGCTTTGAATCGTGGGACGAATCTGCCTGGGAGACGTTGACGGTGCGCTTGCTGTGGCAGATTTGCTTGAGCCAAGTTGCCAAACATCCTCCAGTCAAAGCTATCGAGAACTCCCTACGACACCGCGATCTTTTGTTGGAATACACGGGTGTAGATTGTGACGAGCTGGTTCATGAATTCTTGATTCGTTTCTGCGTAGCAGTGCTCGATCAAGGTTTGAGCCGCTGGCAAATACCCGCTCGCAATTCGGGAGTCATGGCGGCTTTTGTCAGCTTGTACGCGCGACGTTTGTTTCCAAAGCGACTGTGGTTGCGCGGATTGGCCGAACAGGCGCAGCGATTCCGCGATGGACACCTTTCCCCGCTCGAGTCGATTCGCGAAAGCTTGCTGGAATTTGGTGTCACCCAGGAAAGTCAAGAGTCGTACATTCGCCAGTCGGCATTAGCCTTGCGTGGTTTTGCGGGCATGATTTGGCAAGTTGAAAAACGGCGCGACCGCATCGCCCACCCGTTGCCAGAAGGGGCTTTGGTCGAGTTCCTGGCGATTCGGCTGGTCTTGGACCGCCTGGCTGCTCAGTACGTTGCGCGCACCGAATTGCAATACCAAGGTCCACTGCGCGACCTGCCAACGATCTTGCAGGCACCTGAACCAACCGATCCAATGCAAATCACTCGTTGCGAAGCATACCGCGTATTTCAGTTGGCACAGGCTCTGGGATGGCCACCGGAAGTATTAGCCAATCTCAGCGAACCGAACTGGGCCAAACTGTTAGACGAGATTCGTTTATTTGACGAGCCGGAGCGGCTACACGTTTACCAATGCGCCTACGAGAGGTGTTTTCGAAATCACTGTCTGGACGCCATTTCAACCAATTGGCATCAGCAGCGCGAGCAGCGAGGCAAGCTATTGCCTGGCGAACAGCCAAAACTGCCCGTTGTAGGTGAGGCACACTCAGCAGCGTCGAGCGTGGACCTGTCGGTCAGCGACGGCGCGGCTGCCGAATTTGACATTATCACCTGCATTGACGAACGCGAAGAATCGTTCCGTCGGCATGTGGAGGAGGTTGCTCCTCAGTGTCGAACTTGGGGGGCCGCAGGCTTTTTCGGTGTAGCCATGTACTACCGGGCGGCTGATTCCTTTCAATATGTGCCGCTGTGTCCAATCGTGGTCGAGCCGCAGCATTACGTCCAAGAGGTTGTTACCTACGATCAAAAACAGCTTGATCAGAGACGTTCGACAATGCGCCGCTGGGTTGGTGCGGCCCTGCATCGGTTACACGCCGGTAGCCGCATGCTGTTGTCCGGTGCGCTTACGTCGCTATTGGGCACGTTGACCGCTGTACCTCTGGTGATCCGTGTACTGTTTCCCAGACGTGCAGGTTGGTTTCGACATCACATGGACCAGTTCTACTCAGTTCCGGCACAAACCTATTTGCAACTGGAGAGTACGACGCCATCAAGCACTGATGTGCATCCAGCGGATGCTGCTGAACAGCCGCTGAGCGATACTACCGCTTGTACAACGCTCCGTAGTTTCACACTGGATGAAATGGCGACAATCGTTCAGCGACTGCTGCGTGATATCGGTTATACCAGCGGCTGGTCGCGACTCGTGGTCATCGTTGGTCATGGATCAACAACTATGAATAATCCGCACGAGTCAGCTTACGACTGCGGGGCATGTGGTGGTGGTCGTGGTGGCCCTAACGCTCGAGCGATCGCGCAAATGGCTAACGATCCTCGTGTCCGCCAGCGCCTGGCTGCTCAAGGGTTGGTCTTACCTGAGACAACATTCTTATTGGGAGCTTTTCACAACACTTGCAACGATAGCGTTACGTTCGCCGATCTGTCAAAAGTTCCTGCGACACATACGCGTGATGTTTCACACGTCAGGCAAGTGCTGGCCAAAGCCTGCATGAGAAACGCACGTGAACGTTGCCGCCGATTCGAATCTGCCGTGTTGCATTGGAATTCGCTGGCGGCACAGCGACATGTCATGGATCGTTCGGAAGATCTATCCGAGGCGCGGCCTGAATGCGGTCACGCAACCAACGCGCTGGTCGTCGTTGGCAGACGCGAACATACGCGCGGGTTGTTTATGGATCGTCGGGCTTTCATGCACTCCTATGATCCTAATCAAGATGATGCGCAGTATTCGACATTGGCGCGCATTTTAGGGGCGGTAGTGCCCGTGTGTGCTGGCATCAACTTGGAATACTATTTTTCGCATGTCGATTCGGATGGCTACGGCTGTGGTACGAAATTGCCGCACAACATTGCCTCGTTGGTGGGCGTTATGAACGGCGCTGCCAGTGACTTGCGGCCTGGGCTACCTTGGCAAATGGTGGAAATTCACGAGCCGATTCGACTGTTGTTTGTGGTTGAGTCAACACCGCAGGCACTCAGGCATATCATGGCCAATAATCCTGGCATTGGTCGATTGGTGTTTGGCCAGTGGATTCACATGGCGACATTGGATGGTTCAACTGGCCAGATACAACTGTTCCGCAACGGAGATTTTGAGCCCTACACGCCGGAGTCGACTCAACTGACTCGAGCGCCCAGCTCGGCCGCCTGGTACTCAGGCAGCCGCGATCATTTGGACTTTGCACGCATCGACGGCAGCTTCAATGAAGACAATGCGGAAACGACACGATGA